The following are encoded together in the Triticum dicoccoides isolate Atlit2015 ecotype Zavitan chromosome 6B, WEW_v2.0, whole genome shotgun sequence genome:
- the LOC119322219 gene encoding U-box domain-containing protein 21-like, whose amino-acid sequence MVTPLPRFRARAFRGAARGAPAEIPLAIRRTWQQPMLVAAAESEPAVPTHFLCPISLDMMRDPVTAPTGITYDRESVEGWLERGHATCPVTGRPLRLEELVPNHATRRVIQEWCVANRGLGVERVPTPRVPISAFDASELLAAVSAAARRGDGPRCRELVARARALGKESERNRRCFVSASAARALSSTYCHLAGQRVVPSTALEEILAAMVVFLPLDEESRGHIASPTSLESVVSILSHSEPLARVSAVVVLREIASSSDRQCLEAMSKTTGIYAALVKLLEKPVSPQATKAALVTAYYLAMHAELAASRLVDLGAVRLLLELLVDADKGTTEKALALLDNLLLTCKGRDEAYAQALAVPVIVKKMQHVSDMATEFAVSALWRLCKNFAADSGGCKAEALQVGAFQKLLLLLQVGCEGATKERASELLRLLNGSRDGAECIDTLDFKALKRPF is encoded by the coding sequence ATGGTCACGCCGCTGCCCCGCTTCCGCGCCCGCGCGTTCCGCGGCGCggcgcgtggcgctccggccgagaTACCGCTCGCTATCAGGCGGACGTGGCAGCAGCCGATGTTGGTCGCCGCCGCCGAGTCGGAGCCTGCCGTACCGACCCACTTCCTGTGCCCGATATCGCTCGACATGATGCGGGACCCCGTGACGGCGCCGACGGGGATCACCTACGACCGGGAGAGCGTGGAGGGGTGGCTGGAGCGCGGCCACGCCACGTGCCCCGTGACCGGCCGGCCGCTGCGGCTGGAGGAGCTCGTACCTAACCATGCCACGAGGAGGGTGATCCAGGAGTGGTGCGTCGCCAACCGGGGACTCGGGGTAGAGCGCGTGCCCACGCCCCGTGTCCCGATCTCTGCCTTCGACGCGTCCGAGCTCCTTGCGGCCGTGTCCGCTGCCGCGAGGCGCGGCGATGGGCCGAGGTGCCGGGAGCTGGTGGCGAGGGCCAGGGCGCTCGGGAAGGAGAGCGAGCGCAACCGCCGGTGCTTCGTGTCCGCCAGCGCTGCCCGCGCGCTCTCCTCAACGTACTGCCATCTTGCCGGCCAGCGGGTGGTGCCATCGACGGCCCTAGAGGAGATCCTGGCGGCGATGGTCGTGTTCTTGCCTCTTGACGAGGAGTCCAGGGGCCACATTGCCTCCCCAACGTCGCTGGAATCCGTCGTGTCTATCCTCTCCCACAGCGAGCCCCTAGCGCGGGTCAGCGCCGTCGTCGTTCTCCGCGAGATCGCCTCCTCATCCGACAGGCAGTGCCTCGAGGCGATGTCAAAGACCACCGGCATATACGCGGCGCTCGTCAAGCTCCTGGAGAAACCCGTCTCGCCCCAGGCCACCAAGGCGGCGCTGGTAACCGCGTACTACCTCGCCATGCACGCCGAGCTCGCCGCGTCCCGACTCGTCGACCTCGGCGCGGTGCGGCTCCTCCTCGAACTGCTGGTGGACGCCGACAAGGGCACGACGGAGAAGGCGCTGGCCCTGCTGGACAATCTGCTCCTCACATGCAAGGGCCGCGACGAGGCGTACGCGCAGGCGCTGGCCGTGCCGGTGATCGTGAAGAAGATGCAGCACGTGTCCGACATGGCGACGGAGTTCGCCGTGTCGGCGCTGTGGCGGCTGTGCAAGAACTTCGCGGCGGATAGCGGCGGGTGCAAGGCCGAGGCGCTGCAGGTCGGCGCGTTCcagaagctgctcctgctgctgcaggTGGGCTGCGAGGGCGCCACCAAGGAGCGGGCGAGCGAACTGCTCAGGCTTCTCAATGGATCCAGGGACGGCGCCGAGTGCATCGACACGCTGGATTTCAAGGCGCTCAAGAGACCCTTCTGA